ATTCTTGGAAGCTTCCAGCATGGGAGCGGACGAGGAAGCTCTTAACTAGGAATCTCTTAGTACTTATTTCCATACCCTTAACATTcctaaaaataacttttatgaaaaatataatgggACCTAAGGAGTGGATCTATAATAAATCAAtagtttattcactttattaaaaaaaaaaaagaagtggaTCTATTCGGAGGTCTTCGCTACAACACTAGTCGATTAGGACTATCATTTTTGCTTTAAGAGAGCAAATTATTGAAAAGCATTTAGCTTTATGCCTTATGGTCCTTGTCAAAATCGGTTTGATACCACATGCTAAACTAAATTGTTCCTATTGTATAGAAAATGGGAAAGAAGAGGGTTGAAAGAAATACCTTTGGGTGAAGATGGTTAATTTGCTTCTAACTAGCAACTATGAGATCATTGTAAAGTAACTTGATTCAAAGTTGTACTTCCTTTCTCTCCGCAATCTAATAAACTTATACAATCTAAGTGACATTTTGGGTTAATTTTTTCATAGGTCATTTAACTATGGTGTTGTTTCATTTTGATAACCGAATTTCAATTTACATCAACCTGATTGATTTGGGAACCAAATATATGATGTGACagtcaaaaattttcaaattttgtgaTATGTATAGTCCAAGTATGATGCTTGATGTGTCACACGGAAGCTAACACAGATTTTTCAGCTGTCATATAAGCTATTTGGTTCCCAAATCAATCAGGTAACTGCCAATGAAATAAATTGAAGATGAGTgaccattttgatataaattgaaattcgataaacaaaatgaaataataccATAGTTAAGTGACCTATGATAAAATTAACCTGTGACGTTGTATAGGTGTCACCCCCAGAGAAAATAATTAGGCGATGTAGTTGTTATgcttatattataattatgatatACTTGGAATTGTTAAACTAGCCCTAGTTATGAGATTTGGTGGTGTTGcgtcaataaatttttttactttttaccatgcaattcaaaataataaaaaaaaaatcttattgtaATTTTGAGTGCCATAGACTGGATCAGGATTAGAtttctctatgtatatatatttatatatgttgaaATTAAGAGCAGCTAATAGGGCTAATATGCTTGCACAAACTCACAAGAAAGAATGGGGCAAACAAGCaattttataagaaaacaagaaaataacgtGGTTCAACTCACAGCTTATGCCCATGGGCAGGACTGATGAGAAAATTGCactataatatgaaaaataaggaGTTTAGGTTATTATAAAGAGTAGATCTACCACGGGCTtcacaaacaagaaaagaaatattgTCAAAAGGCTTACAAAGcatgaaaacaaactcattCCTTCTCTTCTTTAGTAGCTTGAAGAAACAAACCAAGCTTTTTGGAGTTTTCCGATCAATCCTAGGCCTCCGTCTGCAATTGCTCTCActttcctttgttttccttcAACTAATGTAGAGGGATTTTTATGTCCTAACGTATGGGCGGGGCCTGAACACACGTGCTTATGGTTGTGTTTAGGGCCAGGTTTCCACAGAAAGATACACAAACATGCCCTATTGGGGCCTTTATGGGCTGTGTTCTCATCTAAAAAGATACATGTGCTTCAAAAAGTCCGTGTTGAAGGCTGTGCTGTTCAAACCAAATTAAATTCTTGAGAGGTACACGCTCTTGAACCCACCTGTATACAGTACCTGTGTATGTAAACACGCCCGTACATGTACAGTCTTGGAGATTGATTTCCTTATCCAGAGAGTACTGTGCCCTGCTGGATATGTCCACTCACAACAATACAGGACCTTCCTACAAAGAGAATGTGAAGCATGTGACACTATTGAGAGAATATATATTGAGTCTTCTTGCATGGTCTTTTCCCAATTATGAGATCTTCACATAAATATTTTACGacaatgatgttgtttcttgcAGTGAACTTAGATCAAATAACTTCACCAATAGCCTGCCAAAATCACTGGGCAATCTCAAAAGCATGGTTAACTTGTAAGTCATTACTATTCAATCTTATTGTTCATCCAAACTATTAGCCCAGCACAAGCATTTGTAAATGAATTTTATACGTGATTCTTCTCGTATGGTGCTTGAATCAGTAGATGCTTCACATTATATCCAACAACATTTCTAAATAATTAAGCTTCTCttataaatctatttttttccccAGCTTAATCAGTGGTAATCCCATTAGTGGTGAAATACCTGGTTTCATCGGAAACTGGACAGAACTCCAAATATTGTGAGTGAGATGTTAATGAAAGACATTTGATTTTGtgcaaattttcaattttttttaaaatgattttagacATGAAGCTTGAGCTTAAATGCAGACATATACAAGGCACCTTCCTGGAAGGTCCTTTTCCTCCCATCTTCTCTACATTGGGAAAAATACGGTTTCTGTAAGATTTATTGAGCTCTAGTTCAATGAAGTAGTTTGTTCAGTATTTTTTTGGTTAGAAAGTGTGTTTATGTTTCAGGGAAGTTTCTAACCTAAAGGGAGATGATGGAAAGTTTCCAGCATTGCAGAACATGACAAATCTGCAGCCATTGTATGTAGTCTTTTCTACACAAgtatgcttttatatatatatatggccatTTCTTACAGAAGCTTGTGATCAGAATTGACCTTTAATGAAACATAGAGATGGATTTAATCTAATTGGAGGATAATCGTAGAAGTTATTAGTTTGGTATAGAGCCAAgtataatatgtatattaagataaataatgcAACAATCCAACAACTTAAACAGAAGGCAACTAACTAGTCATAGATTGGAGTAGACTGATGAAGTGATCCCAAATGTGCAAATGTTTGATTGCCTCCTAGTGTGGTCCAGCAACCAGAAATATTAGAAGgtgataaaatattattgatttgTATTTCCACTCTCGTTTCCTATGTTCCCTGTATTtccttttaattgattaataaatgttgcttttgtatgctttttaaatatcaaatgttGGTTTATGGTTGGCACAGGGTTTTGAGGAACATGTCAATAACTAATGGGATACCTACTTATATTGGGAATATGACAATGCTCCAAAAGTTGTAAGCTTGTTCTCTcatttttgatgtttttatatattttattttttaaatatctactaacaaacattaaaaatacaaCATTGAGGATGGATCTATACCAATGggtacttttaatttttaatttttatttggttaaaaAAGTGGATGGACCACGTTCATTAACAAATCAAAAGAGATGCACCAGGAGAACAATACATCAAGCATAGAGTTTCCACTAATAATGAAAGATTAACATAAAACTGACCCTAACATCAAAGGAAAAAACAACACCATCATAAGAGGATAGATGCCATAGCGCCCTAGGATGGACTAAAACTCAAAATAGCAAGTATGATCCTAGGAGGGCAGCCAAATCTTCAAGGTCGCTCGCTCCCTTTGTAAGAGCCCCAAAAAACTCTAAGGTAACGTTTGGTTGGATgcaattctaaatgcagtggatttctagttacaatgtaactggaaatacttggctttcaaaatacagtgcagtcaaatcttgtgtttggttggatgtaactggaattactgtattataagattttatgtttgtttggaagaatttgtaaatctggaattggaaaacatgtgtataagtgtatggatatgtctgcgtatatgcatatatacatatatgtatatgtatatgtatatgtatatatttgtgtatatatacatatatatatttatatatatacatatatatgtgtatttatatatgtgaacatactatatataggtatatctagggaatgtatatacatacatgtatgtatatataaatatatgtatgtatatgtatgtgtatacatatatgtgtatatatgtatatgtgcatgtgtatatgtatagatttatgtatatatatatatatgtatatgtatgtgtatacatatacgtatatatgtatatgtgtatgtgtatatgtgtatgtatgtatgtgtatgtgtatatgtatatgtgtatgtgtatgtgtatatgtatagatttatgtgtatatgtatagatttatgtatatatgtatgtatatatgtatatgtgtatatatgtatatgtatacatatagatttctgtatatatatatatatatatatatatatatgtatatatacatatgcatattgtaataccctgaacctgtggataactgttagaaaatatattGAGGGGTATTACTACGAGTTGCGATAGGGTTTTTCTACGATTAATCTTTGTTGAGAAACCCACAGTGAAAAAGAATAAGGGacttaaatgtgaaagtttataacagatttttgggttaaagagtaattaaaaaggattgatataaaaatgtttctgaaaaaaccaaggactgaaaggtaagatgaagggatctttttgaaatgttgttttataatccagggatcattgaataatttgaaaggaccttttgagaatactatttcataattcagggatcattggtgagtttttcagggactgttttgtaagaaaatatatttggagggattgaaagtgaattttggctgaaaatgtaattttagaggaaaaaatctagggtttgagaaattgttaaATCTTCTTCCAATGCTTTTTGCTACATGATAcccgagaagaaaaataaaaataaaaatgaagaaatgaggagaaaaatgggagatttgaggtgggggatgggagatcgctGGGAGGAGGCTCATGGGAGGGATAGTTTTAGTTGGTGAAGaacttttcttggtgtatttttgatgaatgagtgtatgtatgcatgtatatatgtgtatttgatggatttgatgaaaaaataattatggatttgagtaggaaaaacgTGTTTAATGATTATAGATGATTATTCACTTtcgatttgtgttgaaaaatcattgtatttatgATGaatctcaaactgaatggaggatgagatttttcggtttcttaCGTAGCGAATTcatgtagcaccgagattagggtttggtttgattaattaagttgatgatgatgatgattaaggtgttaatgatgatggttagattgaattggttgggttttaaccaaattgaaatgggttgagttgaattggtttggttgagttgggtttgatcaaatcaagttgagatggtttgaggttttggttcaattgatttgggttaaggatttttggactgaaccaagttggttcaatagattttgaataagaattgagtttggttcagtgaatttgagtttggttcaatggaattgaggttggttcagggtTGGTTCATAATGGTGCTAGCCCAGAATTGAGTTGGgctaagtgcaattggagacgaTTTGATTATCTGAGTCGAGGTTTGAGCGAGTTgggtgagtgggcccaatagagttgattattatttttttgtatttttcttttgagtttaaatatgttatttatttttttattatgttatcctacTAGGTGTTGATTAGACAGCAGGAGGAGTTCCGGGGTCTAGcgaggaacccaaggacacgaGTGAGTTAgtgatgttattattttaaataattgattaattattattatttttgaaataattgtttaatgggctaatatttttggaaataaatgtttaagtatttcatttttatcagtgtttgattccatatatagttgaaatatcacgtatatttgttttgccattgatgttcgtgataaccgtattgatacattcgttttgtataattatcacgtattgtgaatagtaaaaaaatacatgtatatgtgatttaattattcaattcttgtatttatttttgatgggtatatatgctttgatttggagtgattttgcgaaaaccatgtgagcatattaaaagatgttttatcggcattgttagtagaattggttttcattcacgagtataggaatggtatcgtggatccgaGGCTTTCTTGGCGTtatgcgttgttatacttttgacattggctttgtggaaaataatggttattttcgtgatgtgaatacttgtccggaaaaaggatcacgtgttatgatttactctggatggtattattctttcgtatttacttgatggtttttgatggtgacgCTGGGCTAGGCCAcctctgcgatagtgggtccccacgggccgacctttagaggtggcgtggtggacacgggTGTTGATTCTACGAGGGCGGTTCAGGGTGGGAGTGCAGAGCCACGGCCGGATATTCGTCGGGTGGCAGAGTGGTGGCCGGGCTGAGCAGATGGGTCGGCGTTAAGGGACagtgagttccttgacggctctgaacctaacGCCCAgtgccacggcgaaggtttagagagttttctagaccatgttatgttgggtgagtgttgggtattctttgtatttttgaatttgagatttatgttatttttgagattgtgatgaggcgggtctctcacaaaaattgtgttttagagaaaaatcaaattaatgttgatttatgttgaatttatgtttcaagagttctttaaagattgtattttgctagaattacagtattttggaaaaaaattggaaaaattatttgaaagcgggattggtatttatatattttatatatactttgtatttaagtatttgaaaattattaagccactactgaGCCATCGAATGTCATTTGTAAATTGCAGGAGGGCGGGGACCCTAGATTCacgatcgactatagagctagtcggggttgagtccggggactgcagtgggtcccccacttttctttatttcttgtcattggtgttgtgatcttgtagcggttgtacccgcaaatttgagttattgtattcatggtatttatgtatttgaacctgtagttggtgtgaagttgtaaattgtgatttatagatctgattttgtttaaagcagggtgtcagtttccagttaaaagagaattttaactgatgggtgccacatttacctcagtagaaggggtgggtgtgacacatatatactggttttgaactcccgggatttggttttacggtcattttgaccgtaaaccaaaatccctcaatgatgggatttcaaaagcacatgaaaaatgaaatacatcaaaacaaacaccggattttaaaaaggtaaggaatttggagttacatgtaactccaaatcccttgaaacaaacactacctaagtTGTGCTTGATTGTTGTGATAGAGCCTTTTGACTTTATTCTCTTAGCATCTGGCATGTCAAGAGATATGTCAGCTATCCCTTTCTTCCTTGATAATCTAAGTAAGAGGGGTAGGAAGCCTGcttgttaaaaaaacaattgagatttttttttttaaaggtggataaatcacttcaattaaaataagtaaaaacagAACAGTACCATAAGAGAACTGAGATTTTTATCTCCTATGGTTCTTTGACATCTACTTTGGCCAaaatttttccccattttttatgaaaatacatatattacaaaattgattaaaaatggattttttttttcttcttagtgATCTTTACCGTCTCTCCCATCCATCCACTAGTGGAAGCGTAGTATTCCTCcttgttttgatgtttttctAATGGTGGtatgttatctttttttctatattatttttgtactatatttttaataaattatgccttatctatttttattaaaaaaattgattaagaaagaaaattattacaagataattataaaatttgaaaagcaaatgaaaaaaaaactagcttTAAAATGAGTAAGTTCAACATGCATGAAACTCAAAACCCCTAATTTGGAGAGAAagaagttatttttttgtttgagagGTGACAGAGTCACAGAGATAGTAATTTATGAATGAACTACAAGGTCATTAtatatacaacaaaaaaataattgggTAATATAACAAAGTAATTGGAATTGAGCGAAATAAGGGAACATGTGATTGGTTGCCAGTAGTAATTGGGATTTGAAGAAAGTTATATTTcacttgaaaaataaataaattgtcaCTCTCTTAATGAATTatactaattataattatagttataataataattgttattattattttgagaaaagGTGGATATACCATTTTTTTGTCCCTTATtcgttttttttattaaatttatgacttattcattttattaaaaaaaaaaaagtggatataCCACATTTATTAAATTGATAGGGAATAACTGAATACAAAACAATTGTCAAAATACTTTATACtttacattaaaatataaataaataatatctaatatatataatttcattttgatacatatatatatatatatatatatatatatatatatataatctgaaCAAACAGAGGAATAAGGTGTACTTGACCTCACATATGGGATCTTTCGGAGGTCATAGTACATGGGGTAAGTAAAGCTTAGAATAATGACGTCCATAAATGACAACTAATGTACATGGAGTTAAGTACCAAAGACTAAATTAAACAATTGTACGTACATATCCAGTGTGAGGACAAAATTGAACCATTTAGATTAAGAACTCAATTAAATCTTGTGGATTTAGCTCACGGACCACTACtgcatgcattttttttgtgatccaatgtttttttaattcaaaatcacaGTGACATTATTGTGctaatacaataattttatttgtagaGACTTGAGTTATAATGGCTTGACTGGACCGATTCCAGACAACTTTGAAAGCCTAACGAATCTTAAATATTTGTGAGTTTGTTTCTGATATACCATTTTGACTCTGTTTCTAGTATCCATCATTACTCCAAGTTGCTCAATGTACTGTTTATCCTCTTATAATTCTGTGCAAGCGAACTGAATAATACCATTTGTTAGGTTCCTTAACTATAACAAGCTAACTGGAGCAATACCAGATTGGATGTTGACAAGTACTCTAATTCGCATGTATGTTatgctaattaaaataattttattaaataattaattattgccTTTCCTGTGTTGCATATCTCACTTATGATAAACAATGTTACAGTGATATATCTTACAACAGTTTTAACGCACCCCATGCACCAAGCGATTGTTTTACAGGCTTTGCGTAAGGATTCAATTTATCAGGTGTTATTTCTCTCAATCACCTGGATTTAGTTACTAATTGATCATATGGTTTATGCCTGAAGGAATTTGGTATCTAGTTATTCATCAACAGATGACAATTCGTAAGATTTTTACACTTTCAGTAAGCCTGTATTCAGACAACTTTGCTAATTATTTTCACTGAACATGCTTCTTCTCTTGTAGGATAAAATCTTGTTTGAGGAGGAACAACCCTTGCTCTGGGATACATGAAAGTGAGTATATATTCTCttaagatttttcatttttccctttaaaaagaaaatctgaatctatctatatatattgtcCTTAACTTATTTCTAACTGattgtatatttgttttgaaacttttacAGATCACAACTTGTTTTATAAACTGTGGCGGCCATGCAAGATGATCATTGATGGGAATGAGTATCAAGATGACACTATCAATCAAGGAGCATCAGATTACCATTCTTTTGATGAAGATAAATGGGCATTTAGTTCTACTGGTTACTTTATGGATGTCGAAGACCACCCATACATAGCGAAAAATGTGCTCTCCATATCCAGCGCTTTCGATTCTAATCTGAATTGTACATGACTGCTCGTCTCAGCCCTCTCTCGCTTACATACTATGGCCTCTGTCTTCGGAATGGAAAATTATACAGTGAACCCTCACTTTTGCTGAGATAATATTCAGTGATGTAATAAAGGAAGGCGCCTCTTTGATGTGTTT
This genomic window from Dioscorea cayenensis subsp. rotundata cultivar TDr96_F1 chromosome 20, TDr96_F1_v2_PseudoChromosome.rev07_lg8_w22 25.fasta, whole genome shotgun sequence contains:
- the LOC120251438 gene encoding probable LRR receptor-like serine/threonine-protein kinase At1g53440 gives rise to the protein MRFSHGLVPLFLFLCVLVWSCSETLHCQAQTLPQSEVDALKKIGARWRMHWDFTVNPCNGTSGWFDQTNPAKPIGVMCSGCDIGNCHVINIILPDQNLTGSLPDEFSNFTSLQVIDLSLNYLNGTIPFAWASLPLINLNLWGNRITGQIPDQLGEIATLQFINLASNLLEGSLPETLGNLSRLGTVELRSNNFTNSLPKSLGNLKSMVNFLISGNPISGEIPGFIGNWTELQILHIQGTFLEGPFPPIFSTLGKIRFLEVSNLKGDDGKFPALQNMTNLQPLVLRNMSITNGIPTYIGNMTMLQKLDLSYNGLTGPIPDNFESLTNLKYLFLNYNKLTGAIPDWMLTSTLIRIDISYNSFNAPHAPSDCFTGFANLVSSYSSTDDNSIKSCLRRNNPCSGIHENHNLFYKLWRPCKMIIDGNEYQDDTINQGASDYHSFDEDKWAFSSTGYFMDVEDHPYIAKNVLSISSAFDSNLNCT